One Micromonospora sp. WMMD812 genomic window carries:
- a CDS encoding SDR family oxidoreductase, producing MMRQLALEGAPHGIRAVAISPGPILTPASERDLGVDQAARDAITSKKLVKRFARPEEVVELVVFLASDRAAYITGANYPVDGGATAWWRHRTPGRRRSVSAPAAVRPGA from the coding sequence ATGATGCGACAGCTCGCCCTCGAGGGAGCGCCCCACGGGATCCGGGCGGTGGCGATCAGCCCCGGGCCCATCCTGACCCCCGCGAGCGAGCGCGACCTCGGCGTCGACCAGGCGGCCCGGGACGCGATCACCAGCAAGAAGCTCGTGAAGCGCTTCGCCCGTCCCGAGGAGGTCGTCGAGCTGGTGGTCTTCCTCGCCTCCGACCGGGCGGCGTACATCACCGGCGCCAACTACCCGGTCGACGGCGGCGCGACCGCCTGGTGGCGGCACCGGACGCCGGGACGCCGCCGCTCGGTGAGCGCCCCGGCCGCCGTCCGGCCGGGCGCATGA
- a CDS encoding sugar ABC transporter substrate-binding protein, with protein sequence MNRWKRLAPVTAVVASAAMVLAGCGGSGDDEAADTSKLTVWMMGEGSEAQTKFLDGVETEFRQKHPDTDVVVQYIPWLEAPKKFQAALAGGEGPDVTELGNTETQGWAAQEALADLSGRMGGWADGKDILPDLVRNAQLDGKQYGVPWYAGVRAMYYRTDWFAEAGVKPPTTWDELVNVAKTVQAKKPNTYGIALPGNSELPFYSFLWGAGGEIATEQGGTWKSGYTTPEAQKAVKFWTDLVTVHKVAPPAAANWNEIDARTQFATGKAAMAFAGSWQQGAIKKDNPEIEKVWGTFPIPGPDGKAAPAFAGGSDLAVWKDSERQDLAWDYLTVLLNKKNAQTFADSLGFFPVYQDLVGGGTYANDKIMAAFATTMQNTKLTPLTPKWVEVSRTKTVTQAMNSSVMKGQKTVEKATADAAAEMESILNAK encoded by the coding sequence GTGAACAGGTGGAAGCGGCTGGCCCCGGTCACCGCCGTGGTGGCTTCGGCCGCGATGGTGCTGGCCGGTTGCGGCGGCTCGGGCGACGACGAGGCGGCCGACACCAGCAAGCTGACGGTCTGGATGATGGGCGAGGGCAGCGAGGCCCAGACCAAGTTCCTCGACGGGGTCGAGACCGAGTTCCGGCAGAAGCACCCCGACACCGACGTGGTGGTGCAGTACATCCCGTGGCTCGAGGCGCCGAAGAAGTTCCAGGCCGCCCTCGCCGGCGGTGAGGGGCCGGACGTCACCGAGCTGGGCAACACGGAGACCCAGGGCTGGGCGGCGCAGGAGGCGCTCGCGGACCTGAGCGGCCGGATGGGTGGCTGGGCCGACGGCAAGGACATCCTGCCGGACCTGGTGCGCAACGCGCAGCTCGACGGCAAGCAGTACGGCGTGCCCTGGTACGCCGGCGTCCGGGCGATGTACTACCGCACCGACTGGTTCGCCGAGGCCGGCGTGAAGCCACCGACCACCTGGGACGAGTTGGTCAACGTCGCCAAGACGGTGCAGGCCAAGAAGCCGAACACCTACGGCATCGCGCTGCCCGGCAACTCCGAGCTGCCCTTCTACTCCTTCCTCTGGGGCGCCGGCGGCGAGATCGCCACGGAGCAGGGCGGCACCTGGAAGTCCGGCTACACCACGCCCGAGGCGCAGAAGGCGGTCAAGTTCTGGACCGACCTGGTGACCGTGCACAAGGTGGCTCCGCCGGCCGCCGCCAACTGGAACGAGATCGACGCCCGGACGCAGTTCGCCACCGGCAAGGCGGCGATGGCGTTCGCCGGCAGTTGGCAGCAGGGCGCGATCAAGAAGGACAACCCGGAGATCGAGAAGGTGTGGGGCACGTTCCCGATCCCCGGCCCGGACGGCAAGGCCGCGCCCGCGTTCGCCGGTGGCTCGGACCTCGCGGTCTGGAAGGACAGCGAGCGGCAGGACCTCGCCTGGGACTACCTGACCGTGCTGCTGAACAAGAAGAACGCCCAGACCTTCGCCGACAGCCTCGGCTTCTTCCCGGTCTACCAGGACCTGGTCGGCGGCGGCACGTACGCGAATGACAAGATCATGGCGGCGTTCGCGACCACGATGCAGAACACCAAGCTCACGCCGCTCACCCCGAAGTGGGTGGAGGTCAGCCGCACCAAGACGGTGACCCAGGCGATGAACAGCTCGGTCATGAAGGGTCAGAAGACGGTCGAGAAGGCCACCGCCGACGCGGCCGCGGAGATGGAAAGCATCCTCAACGCCAAGTGA
- a CDS encoding enoyl-CoA hydratase-related protein produces MTSPDALVRVATARGVTTLTLDSPHNRNALSTPLMTRLLDGLAAAVADDAVRVIVLDHTGPVFCSGADLKETAAAYASGTVPAGMLGDVLAAVWECPKPVLARVAGPARAGGLGLIAAADLAVCAEEATFAFTEVRIGVIPAVISATVLPRLHPRAAAELYLTGDTFDGRRAAEIGLVTAAVPADALDDAVARYCASLVRGAPGALAGAKQLLRRPAATDLRAEIADLAALSTGYFLSEEGREGVLAFREKRLARWVAALDGGSADHSG; encoded by the coding sequence ATGACCTCTCCCGACGCGCTGGTGCGGGTCGCCACGGCCCGTGGGGTGACCACCCTCACCCTGGACAGCCCGCACAACCGCAACGCGCTCTCCACCCCGCTGATGACGCGGCTGCTCGACGGCCTGGCCGCCGCGGTCGCCGACGACGCCGTCCGGGTGATCGTGCTCGACCACACCGGTCCGGTCTTCTGCTCCGGCGCGGACCTCAAGGAGACGGCCGCCGCGTACGCGAGCGGGACGGTGCCGGCCGGCATGCTCGGCGACGTGCTGGCCGCGGTCTGGGAGTGCCCCAAGCCGGTGCTCGCCCGGGTCGCCGGGCCGGCCCGGGCCGGCGGCCTGGGCCTGATCGCCGCGGCGGACCTGGCGGTCTGCGCCGAGGAGGCCACGTTCGCGTTCACCGAGGTGCGGATCGGGGTGATCCCGGCGGTGATCTCGGCGACCGTGCTGCCCCGGTTGCACCCGCGCGCCGCGGCCGAGCTCTACCTCACCGGGGACACCTTCGACGGCCGGCGGGCCGCCGAGATCGGGCTGGTCACCGCGGCGGTCCCGGCCGACGCGCTGGACGACGCCGTGGCCCGGTACTGCGCCTCGCTCGTGCGGGGCGCGCCGGGCGCGCTCGCCGGGGCCAAGCAGCTGCTGCGCCGCCCCGCCGCCACCGACCTGCGAGCCGAGATCGCCGACCTGGCCGCGCTGTCCACCGGCTACTTCCTCTCCGAGGAAGGGCGCGAAGGCGTCCTCGCGTTCCGCGAGAAACGATTGGCTCGATGGGTGGCCGCTCTGGACGGTGGTTCCGCCGATCATTCCGGCTAG
- the lepA gene encoding translation elongation factor 4, whose product MPPTLDSGANAPGATDPARIRNFCIIAHIDHGKSTLADRMLQLTGVVDPRQMRAQYLDRMDIERERGITIKSQAVRMPWTIREGERAGEQAVLNMIDTPGHVDFTYEVSRSLAACEGAILLVDAAQGIEAQTLANLYLALENDLHIIPVLNKIDLPAAQPEKYAEELAHLIGGDPADCIKVSGKTGEGVPYLLDEIVRQFQPPVGDAEAPARAMIFDSVYDVYRGVVTYVRVIDGHINARDRIKMMSTGAVHELLEIGVISPEMVKADALGVGEVGYLITGVKDVRQSRVGDTVTINSRPATEALGGYKDPKPMVYSGLYPIDGSDYPNLREALDKLKLNDAALTYEPETSGALGFGFRCGFLGLLHLEIIRERLEREFNLDLISTAPNVVYRAIQDDGEEVVVTNPSEYPTGKIAEVYEPTVRATVLTPNDYVGAVMELCQGRRGNLLGMDYLSADRVELRYTLPLAEIIFDFFDQLKSRTKGYASLDYEPSGEQSSDLVKVDILLHGEAVDAFSAIVHKDKAYNYGVTIAAKLRNLIPRQQFEVPIQAAIGSRVIARETIRAIRKDVLAKCYGGDISRKRKLLEKQKEGKKRMKMVGRVEVPQEAFIAALSSDSAEGKPAGKK is encoded by the coding sequence GTGCCACCGACGCTCGATTCCGGCGCGAACGCTCCTGGTGCCACCGACCCGGCGCGCATCAGGAACTTCTGCATCATCGCCCACATCGACCACGGGAAGTCGACCCTGGCCGACCGGATGCTGCAGCTCACCGGCGTGGTCGACCCCCGGCAGATGCGTGCCCAGTACCTCGACCGGATGGACATCGAGCGCGAGCGCGGCATCACGATCAAGAGCCAGGCCGTCCGGATGCCGTGGACCATCCGCGAGGGCGAGCGGGCCGGCGAGCAGGCCGTGCTGAACATGATCGACACCCCCGGCCACGTCGACTTCACCTACGAGGTGTCCCGCTCGCTGGCAGCCTGTGAGGGCGCGATCCTGCTGGTCGACGCCGCGCAGGGCATCGAGGCGCAGACCCTGGCCAACCTCTACCTGGCGCTCGAGAACGACCTGCACATCATCCCGGTGCTGAACAAGATCGACCTGCCGGCCGCGCAGCCGGAGAAGTACGCCGAGGAGCTGGCCCACCTGATCGGCGGCGACCCGGCCGACTGCATCAAGGTCTCCGGCAAGACCGGCGAGGGCGTGCCGTACCTGCTGGACGAGATCGTCCGTCAGTTCCAGCCCCCGGTGGGCGACGCCGAGGCGCCGGCCCGGGCGATGATCTTCGATTCGGTGTACGACGTCTACCGGGGCGTGGTGACCTACGTCCGGGTGATCGACGGGCACATCAACGCCCGGGACCGGATCAAGATGATGTCCACCGGCGCGGTGCACGAGCTGCTGGAGATCGGCGTCATCTCGCCGGAGATGGTGAAGGCGGACGCGCTCGGTGTCGGCGAGGTCGGCTACCTCATCACGGGTGTGAAGGACGTCCGCCAGTCGCGGGTCGGTGACACGGTCACCATCAACTCGCGGCCGGCGACCGAGGCCCTCGGCGGCTACAAGGACCCGAAGCCGATGGTCTACTCGGGCCTCTACCCGATCGACGGGTCCGACTATCCCAACCTCCGTGAGGCGCTCGACAAGCTCAAGCTGAACGACGCCGCGCTGACGTACGAGCCGGAGACCTCCGGCGCGCTCGGCTTCGGGTTCCGCTGCGGCTTCCTCGGCCTGCTGCACCTGGAGATCATTCGGGAGCGGCTGGAGCGCGAGTTCAACCTCGACCTCATCTCCACCGCGCCGAACGTGGTCTACCGAGCCATCCAGGACGACGGCGAGGAGGTTGTGGTCACCAACCCGAGCGAGTACCCGACCGGCAAGATCGCCGAGGTGTACGAGCCGACCGTGCGGGCCACCGTGCTGACCCCGAACGACTACGTCGGCGCGGTGATGGAGCTCTGCCAGGGGCGGCGGGGCAACCTGCTCGGCATGGACTACCTCTCGGCGGACCGGGTGGAGCTGCGCTACACGCTGCCGCTGGCCGAGATCATCTTCGACTTCTTCGACCAGCTCAAAAGCCGGACCAAGGGCTACGCCTCACTGGACTACGAGCCCTCCGGCGAGCAGTCGTCCGATCTGGTCAAGGTGGACATCCTGCTGCATGGCGAGGCGGTGGACGCGTTCAGCGCCATCGTGCACAAGGACAAGGCCTACAACTACGGCGTCACCATCGCGGCGAAGCTGCGCAACCTCATCCCGCGGCAGCAGTTCGAGGTGCCGATCCAGGCGGCGATCGGCAGCCGGGTGATCGCGCGGGAGACCATCCGGGCGATTCGCAAGGACGTGCTGGCCAAGTGCTACGGCGGTGACATCAGCCGGAAGCGGAAGCTGCTGGAGAAGCAGAAGGAAGGCAAGAAGCGGATGAAGATGGTGGGCCGGGTGGAGGTCCCGCAGGAGGCCTTCATCGCCGCGCTCTCCTCCGACTCCGCGGAGGGCAAGCCCGCCGGGAAGAAGTAG
- a CDS encoding DUF4240 domain-containing protein — translation MRTDDFWQLIDQARAGGGGEAGPVAARAVALLAERDPADIVGYAHHQQRVLAASYRVDLWGAAYLINGGASDDGFEYFRGWLMTQGRQVFARAVADPDSLAELPRIRAAALTGEEFESEEMLTVPWEAYRKATATDLPADRDPVQAPDLNDFWDFDDEAEARRRLPRLAALFVEPPEE, via the coding sequence ATGAGGACCGACGACTTCTGGCAGTTGATCGACCAGGCCCGGGCCGGCGGTGGTGGTGAGGCCGGCCCGGTGGCGGCGCGGGCGGTGGCGCTGCTGGCCGAGCGCGACCCCGCCGACATCGTCGGCTACGCCCACCACCAGCAGCGGGTGCTCGCCGCCTCCTACCGGGTCGATCTCTGGGGCGCGGCCTACCTGATCAACGGCGGCGCGTCCGACGACGGCTTCGAGTACTTCCGTGGCTGGCTGATGACCCAGGGCCGGCAGGTCTTCGCCCGGGCGGTCGCCGACCCGGACTCGCTGGCCGAGTTGCCCCGGATCCGGGCCGCCGCGCTCACCGGCGAGGAGTTCGAGTCGGAGGAGATGCTCACGGTGCCCTGGGAGGCGTACCGGAAGGCGACCGCGACCGACCTGCCGGCCGACCGCGACCCGGTCCAGGCGCCGGACCTCAACGACTTCTGGGACTTCGACGACGAGGCGGAGGCGCGCCGCCGGCTGCCGCGGCTCGCGGCGCTCTTCGTGGAGCCGCCGGAGGAGTGA
- a CDS encoding phosphotransferase codes for MDDVPATPPSYQATALRPAWAELPAGLRSAIAARLGAPVTAARVAGAGFTRGFAAVLTTADGSSAFVKAAAPAEQPRLVDWYAREAAILARLPAGLAVPRLRWTLSAAGWYAICLDAVDGRTPDLPWPPAELDATLAGYAEVAAALAEPPAGLLALDPPRLADLAREDILWWGEVAAGREPAPGLPPALAGRLPELAALESRLPAYAAAGPPDALIHGDLRLDNVLIGADGRAWFCDWAWLCRGPAWFDLAGLLITGYASGLDGDRLFADHPAAADAPADALDATLAALGGYFLTTAAATPPTASPQIRRHHRWSGEQALAWLAARQGWT; via the coding sequence ATGGACGACGTGCCCGCCACGCCACCGTCGTACCAGGCGACCGCCCTGCGGCCCGCCTGGGCCGAGCTGCCGGCCGGTCTCCGGTCGGCGATCGCGGCGCGGCTCGGTGCGCCCGTCACGGCGGCCCGGGTCGCCGGGGCCGGCTTCACGCGGGGCTTCGCCGCCGTCCTGACGACCGCCGACGGCTCGTCCGCCTTCGTCAAGGCGGCCGCGCCGGCCGAACAGCCGAGGCTGGTCGACTGGTACGCCCGGGAGGCCGCGATCCTCGCCCGGCTCCCGGCGGGGCTGGCGGTCCCCCGGCTGCGCTGGACCCTCAGCGCGGCCGGCTGGTACGCGATCTGCCTGGACGCCGTCGACGGCCGCACGCCCGACCTGCCCTGGCCACCGGCGGAGCTCGACGCCACCCTCGCCGGGTACGCCGAGGTGGCCGCCGCGCTCGCCGAGCCGCCGGCCGGGCTGCTCGCCCTCGACCCGCCCCGGCTCGCCGACCTGGCCCGGGAGGACATCCTCTGGTGGGGCGAGGTGGCCGCCGGCCGGGAACCCGCGCCGGGGCTGCCCCCGGCGCTGGCGGGGCGCCTCCCCGAGCTGGCGGCGCTGGAGTCCCGGCTTCCGGCGTACGCCGCCGCCGGCCCGCCGGACGCCCTGATCCACGGCGACCTGCGGCTGGACAACGTGCTGATCGGTGCGGACGGCCGCGCCTGGTTCTGCGACTGGGCGTGGCTGTGCCGCGGCCCCGCCTGGTTCGACCTCGCCGGGCTGCTGATCACCGGGTACGCCAGCGGGCTGGACGGCGACCGGCTCTTCGCCGACCATCCCGCGGCCGCCGACGCCCCCGCGGACGCGCTGGACGCGACCCTCGCCGCGCTGGGCGGATACTTCCTCACCACCGCGGCCGCGACCCCGCCGACCGCCTCCCCGCAGATCCGGCGACACCACCGGTGGAGCGGCGAGCAGGCTCTGGCCTGGCTCGCCGCCCGACAGGGCTGGACGTGA
- a CDS encoding sugar ABC transporter permease, which produces MTTLTEAPETSAARETPARRRRRVDRLPYLLLLPCLVIIGVLLLWPLGQVVAMSFYRLNNVRQLRGDREWPWVGLKNYTQILGDPFFLTVLRNTVLFAVANVVLTMILGTLVGLLLNRLGRKMATFVASCVMLAWATPALTGTIVWKWIFDDTSGLVTWLFNALPDGLSQGLFGRSDWTGYGWFNSPLLFFSILTLVVVWHSFPFIAVSVLAGLKSVPSELHEAARVDGAGPWRVFWRITFPLLRPVFGILIVLSTIWDFKVFTQQFVLAGGTQDRPTFMLSIYSYAEAFSPPPKYGLGAAIAVILTLILLVVTGFYVRMVLKQEDES; this is translated from the coding sequence GTGACCACGCTGACCGAGGCTCCGGAGACGTCGGCCGCGCGGGAGACCCCCGCGCGGCGGCGTCGTCGGGTGGACCGCCTCCCGTACCTGCTGCTCCTGCCCTGCCTGGTGATCATCGGCGTGCTGCTGCTCTGGCCGCTCGGCCAGGTGGTGGCGATGTCGTTCTACCGGCTCAACAACGTCCGGCAGCTGCGCGGCGACCGGGAGTGGCCGTGGGTGGGGCTGAAGAACTACACCCAGATCCTGGGTGACCCGTTCTTCCTCACCGTGCTGCGCAACACCGTGCTCTTCGCGGTGGCCAACGTGGTGCTCACCATGATCCTTGGCACTCTGGTCGGCCTGCTGCTGAACCGGCTCGGCCGGAAGATGGCCACGTTCGTGGCCAGCTGCGTGATGCTCGCCTGGGCGACGCCGGCGCTCACCGGGACGATCGTCTGGAAGTGGATCTTCGACGACACCAGCGGCCTGGTCACCTGGCTCTTCAACGCGCTTCCCGACGGGCTGTCGCAGGGCCTGTTCGGGCGCAGCGACTGGACCGGCTACGGCTGGTTCAACTCGCCGCTGCTCTTCTTCTCGATCCTGACCCTGGTCGTGGTCTGGCACTCGTTCCCGTTCATCGCGGTGAGCGTGCTGGCGGGGTTGAAGAGCGTGCCGAGCGAGCTGCACGAGGCGGCCCGCGTGGACGGCGCCGGGCCGTGGCGGGTGTTCTGGCGGATCACCTTCCCGCTGCTGCGCCCGGTCTTCGGGATCCTGATCGTGCTCTCCACGATCTGGGACTTCAAGGTCTTCACCCAGCAGTTCGTGCTTGCCGGGGGCACCCAGGACCGGCCGACGTTCATGCTGTCCATCTACTCGTACGCGGAGGCGTTCTCACCGCCGCCGAAGTACGGCCTCGGCGCGGCCATCGCGGTGATCCTCACGCTGATCCTGCTCGTGGTGACCGGCTTCTACGTGCGGATGGTGCTCAAGCAGGAGGACGAGTCGTGA
- a CDS encoding transcriptional regulator — translation MSAPRFDELIHAPTRLSLVSLLAATDWAEFRYLREQLGLSDSALSKQLATLEQAGYVEVRKSFVGKRPRTSVKLSRRGRAAFDGHVAALQQIVAQAGASVLPGP, via the coding sequence GTGAGCGCGCCCCGTTTCGACGAGCTGATCCACGCGCCCACCCGGCTCTCTCTCGTGAGCCTGCTCGCCGCCACCGACTGGGCCGAGTTCCGCTACCTGCGCGAGCAGCTCGGCCTCTCGGACTCGGCGCTGTCCAAGCAGCTCGCCACCCTGGAACAGGCCGGCTATGTCGAGGTGCGCAAGAGTTTCGTGGGCAAGCGGCCACGGACCTCGGTCAAGCTGAGCCGGCGCGGGCGCGCCGCGTTCGACGGGCACGTCGCGGCGTTGCAGCAGATCGTGGCGCAGGCCGGTGCCAGCGTGCTGCCGGGGCCCTGA
- a CDS encoding phytanoyl-CoA dioxygenase family protein: MGFDYGGRTGYEPISDTDRKEFHEQGFLLLRNVLTEDHRAALEAAVDRVYAEEKAKGNTTKDGTLHLLGFLERDELFGELLTHPIAFPYMWGLAGWNIYTHHNHLDVTPPALEPEKPYWGWHQDGYRQNSDPETMDPNLPRPMFSLKVAYVLSDLSEKGRGATKVIPGSHLWNSLPRPRDLSVHNPDPEGTVEITANPGDAFIFDRRQWHSRSTNLSSITRKMLFVGYTYRWIRPLDELHPDKDGEWYRNRTPVQRQLLGEGTHTANYWGINWDGYIDDEIPLRKELKQRDLLDRSIPWLR; this comes from the coding sequence GTGGGTTTCGACTACGGCGGCCGGACCGGTTACGAACCGATCAGCGACACTGACCGCAAGGAGTTCCACGAGCAGGGCTTCCTGCTGCTGCGCAATGTCCTGACGGAGGACCACCGGGCGGCGCTGGAGGCCGCGGTCGACCGCGTCTACGCGGAGGAGAAGGCGAAGGGCAACACCACCAAGGACGGCACCCTGCACCTGCTGGGCTTCCTTGAGCGGGACGAGCTCTTCGGCGAGCTGCTCACCCACCCGATCGCCTTCCCGTATATGTGGGGTCTGGCCGGCTGGAACATCTACACGCACCACAACCACCTGGACGTGACCCCGCCGGCGCTCGAGCCGGAGAAGCCGTACTGGGGCTGGCACCAGGACGGGTACCGGCAGAACTCCGACCCGGAGACGATGGACCCGAACCTGCCGCGGCCGATGTTCTCGCTGAAGGTCGCCTACGTGCTCTCCGACCTCTCGGAGAAGGGCCGTGGCGCCACCAAGGTCATCCCCGGCAGCCACCTGTGGAACTCGCTCCCCCGGCCGAGGGACCTGAGCGTGCACAACCCGGACCCGGAGGGCACGGTGGAGATCACCGCCAACCCCGGCGACGCGTTCATCTTCGACCGCCGCCAGTGGCACTCCCGGTCGACGAACCTGTCGAGCATCACCCGCAAGATGCTCTTCGTGGGCTACACCTACCGGTGGATCCGCCCGCTCGACGAGCTGCACCCCGACAAGGACGGCGAGTGGTACCGCAACCGCACGCCGGTGCAGCGCCAGCTTCTCGGTGAGGGCACGCACACCGCGAACTACTGGGGCATCAACTGGGACGGCTACATCGACGACGAGATCCCGCTGCGCAAGGAGCTCAAGCAGCGCGATCTGCTGGACCGCAGCATCCCCTGGCTCCGCTGA
- a CDS encoding carbohydrate ABC transporter permease: protein MKKVALNGAGLLVALFAAFPVYWMIATSLKPSREIFSATPQPVPTHPTLEHYRDILTGNLIPGVTFADFFLNSALVAVSTVLLSGLVALLAATAVARFRFRLRTTFLIMLLVVQMIPLEALVIPLFLMIQRLGLYNTLPSLILTYLGFSLPFAVWMLRGFVAAVPKELEEAAAIDGASRTQTFRRILFPLVAPGLVATSIFSFITAWNELIFALTFINDQERYTLPVAMTFFFGRDDTAWGPVMAASTLFTLPVIIFFLLVQRRMVSGLVAGAVKG from the coding sequence GTGAAGAAGGTCGCGCTCAACGGCGCCGGGCTGCTGGTGGCGCTCTTCGCGGCCTTCCCGGTCTACTGGATGATCGCCACGTCGCTCAAGCCCAGCCGGGAGATCTTCTCGGCCACGCCGCAGCCGGTGCCCACCCACCCCACGCTGGAGCACTACCGGGACATCCTGACCGGCAACCTGATTCCGGGCGTGACCTTCGCCGACTTCTTCCTCAACAGCGCGCTGGTCGCGGTCTCGACGGTGCTGCTCAGCGGCCTCGTCGCGCTGCTGGCCGCCACCGCGGTGGCGCGGTTCCGGTTCCGGCTGCGGACCACTTTCCTGATCATGCTGCTGGTGGTGCAGATGATCCCGCTGGAGGCCCTGGTCATCCCGCTGTTCCTGATGATCCAGCGGCTCGGGCTCTACAACACCCTGCCCAGCCTGATCCTCACGTACCTGGGCTTCTCACTGCCGTTCGCGGTCTGGATGCTGCGCGGCTTCGTCGCCGCGGTGCCGAAGGAGTTGGAGGAGGCGGCGGCCATCGACGGGGCGAGCCGGACCCAGACCTTCCGGCGGATCCTCTTCCCGCTGGTCGCGCCCGGCCTGGTCGCGACCAGCATCTTCTCCTTCATCACCGCCTGGAACGAGCTGATCTTCGCGCTCACCTTCATCAACGATCAGGAGCGCTACACCCTGCCGGTGGCGATGACGTTCTTCTTCGGCCGGGACGACACCGCCTGGGGACCGGTGATGGCGGCGTCCACGCTGTTCACGTTGCCGGTGATCATCTTCTTCCTGCTGGTGCAGAGGCGAATGGTGTCCGGGCTGGTCGCCGGCGCGGTCAAGGGCTGA
- a CDS encoding MOSC domain-containing protein, whose amino-acid sequence MTGRVAAVNLGVVTEAEWAGDASGRTGIDKRPVDGPVLIRFDGVAGDFIGERAHHGTPDQAVYAYAEEDAGWWSGELGRPVPPGGFGENLTTYAVDVTGAVIGEQWLVGSALLQVTKPRTPCTTFAGFWGMPDLIKRFTARALPGAYLRVLREGEVGPGDPVEIVERPAHGVTIGEVFRATSLEPDLLPRLLEAPDLPESIREKARRRLAGR is encoded by the coding sequence ATGACGGGCAGAGTGGCAGCGGTGAACCTCGGCGTGGTCACCGAGGCGGAGTGGGCCGGCGACGCGAGCGGCCGGACGGGCATCGACAAGCGGCCGGTGGACGGGCCGGTGCTCATCCGCTTCGACGGCGTGGCCGGTGACTTCATCGGTGAACGGGCCCACCACGGCACCCCGGACCAGGCGGTCTACGCCTACGCCGAGGAGGACGCCGGCTGGTGGTCCGGCGAGCTGGGCCGCCCCGTGCCGCCCGGCGGCTTTGGCGAGAACCTCACGACGTACGCGGTGGACGTGACCGGCGCGGTGATCGGCGAGCAGTGGCTGGTCGGGTCCGCCCTGCTCCAGGTGACCAAGCCGCGTACGCCGTGCACGACCTTCGCCGGTTTCTGGGGCATGCCCGACCTGATCAAGCGGTTCACCGCCCGGGCGCTGCCCGGAGCGTACCTGCGGGTGCTGCGGGAGGGCGAGGTCGGCCCGGGCGACCCGGTCGAGATCGTCGAGCGGCCCGCGCACGGGGTGACCATCGGGGAGGTGTTCCGGGCGACGAGCCTGGAGCCGGACCTGCTGCCCCGCCTGCTGGAGGCCCCCGACCTGCCCGAGTCGATCCGGGAGAAGGCACGCCGCCGGCTCGCCGGCCGCTAG
- a CDS encoding GlsB/YeaQ/YmgE family stress response membrane protein, translated as MELTVWGIITALIVGLIVGALGRLVVPGRQDMPMWLHMLIGVGAALLGTVLARAVGIATETAGVDWGELLVQVVLAAIAVALVAGVGRRRSVTHR; from the coding sequence ATGGAGCTGACCGTTTGGGGCATCATCACCGCGCTCATCGTTGGTCTGATCGTCGGGGCGCTGGGCCGTCTGGTCGTCCCGGGCCGGCAGGACATGCCGATGTGGCTGCACATGCTGATCGGTGTCGGTGCCGCGCTGCTCGGCACGGTGCTGGCGCGGGCCGTGGGCATCGCGACCGAGACCGCCGGGGTGGACTGGGGCGAGCTGCTGGTGCAGGTCGTGCTGGCGGCGATCGCGGTGGCCCTGGTGGCCGGCGTGGGCCGACGCCGTAGCGTCACCCATCGGTAA
- the rpsT gene encoding 30S ribosomal protein S20: MANIKSQIKRNRQNEKRRLRNKSVKSSLKTAIRKFHEAAETGDVEQANALMRDASRKLDKAVSKGVIHANQAANRKSAISKRVGSLSA, translated from the coding sequence GTGGCGAACATCAAGTCCCAGATCAAGCGCAACCGGCAGAACGAGAAGCGCCGGCTGCGTAACAAGTCGGTCAAGTCGTCGCTGAAGACCGCCATCCGCAAGTTCCACGAGGCCGCCGAGACCGGCGACGTCGAGCAGGCCAACGCCCTCATGCGGGACGCCTCCCGCAAGCTCGACAAGGCGGTCAGCAAGGGCGTGATCCACGCCAACCAGGCCGCGAACCGCAAGTCCGCGATCTCCAAGCGCGTGGGCTCGCTCTCCGCCTGA
- a CDS encoding GlsB/YeaQ/YmgE family stress response membrane protein, with the protein MELTVWGIITALIVGLIVGALGRLVVPGRQDMPMWLHMLIGVGAALLGTVLARAVGIATETAGVDWGELLVQVVLAAIAVALVAGVGRRRHVTR; encoded by the coding sequence GTGGAGCTGACCGTTTGGGGCATCATCACCGCGCTCATCGTTGGTCTGATCGTCGGGGCGCTGGGCCGTCTGGTCGTCCCGGGCCGGCAGGACATGCCGATGTGGCTGCACATGCTGATCGGTGTCGGTGCCGCGCTGCTCGGCACGGTGCTGGCGCGGGCCGTGGGCATCGCGACCGAGACCGCCGGGGTGGACTGGGGCGAGCTGCTGGTGCAGGTCGTGCTGGCGGCGATCGCGGTGGCCCTGGTGGCCGGCGTGGGCCGACGCCGTCATGTCACCCGGTAA